In one window of Nocardiopsis aegyptia DNA:
- a CDS encoding DUF4233 domain-containing protein: MRVVCAVVLAFEAIVLGLAIPVAINTEGIDPGLAGGVWGGMAVAVLVLSALQKYTWAHYAAWALQAGFLFSAFQVSGMLLIAVVFVSLWVTGVIVGRRTDALKAARDRESRNETVDA; this comes from the coding sequence ATGCGCGTCGTCTGCGCTGTCGTTCTCGCGTTCGAGGCCATCGTCCTCGGACTCGCCATACCCGTGGCCATCAACACCGAGGGCATCGACCCCGGACTGGCGGGAGGTGTCTGGGGCGGCATGGCCGTGGCCGTGCTCGTCCTGTCCGCCCTGCAGAAGTACACCTGGGCGCACTACGCCGCCTGGGCCCTGCAGGCCGGATTCCTGTTCTCCGCCTTCCAGGTGTCGGGGATGCTGCTCATCGCGGTGGTCTTCGTGTCCCTGTGGGTCACCGGAGTCATCGTGGGGCGTCGTACCGACGCCCTGAAGGCCGCCCGGGACAGGGAGAGCAGGAACGAGACCGTCGACGCCTGA
- a CDS encoding bifunctional folylpolyglutamate synthase/dihydrofolate synthase, producing the protein MSGDSAHERYAEVTAQILSRAPESEIDPSLERVRTLLDLLGDPQRGFRVIHVTGTNGKTSTARMIDALMRARGLRVGRYTSPHLRTVRERIVVDGEPVSQTRFVEIYDEISPYVDMADSMSDTRLSFFEILTVMAYAAFADTPVDVAVVEVGMGGRWDATNVVDGDVAVVTPIGIDHTDYLPDTLDGIADEKAGIIKPDSIAVIAQQPVPAAEVLIRHAAEVGARVAREGLEFGVTSREVAVGGQQVAVKGLTGGYEDLFLPLFGAHQAGNAAVAIAAVEAFAATGEDAEGMDPRIVGEALAGVDSPGRMEVVRTSPTVIADAAHNPAGMTATVAAVEEAFGFSRLVGVVAVMADKDVEGILEPLEPLLDEIVVTRNSSPRSLDPARLTAIAQQIFGEDRVHAAARLDDAIDRAVGLAEETGEFGGSGVLVTGSVVTAGDAVHLLRGAGE; encoded by the coding sequence GTGAGCGGCGACAGCGCCCATGAGCGCTACGCCGAGGTGACGGCACAGATCCTCTCCCGTGCTCCCGAATCCGAGATCGATCCGAGTCTCGAACGGGTCCGCACCCTTCTGGACCTTCTGGGCGACCCGCAGCGCGGCTTCCGGGTCATCCACGTCACCGGCACCAACGGCAAGACATCCACAGCCCGCATGATCGACGCGCTCATGCGCGCACGAGGCCTGCGCGTGGGCCGCTACACCAGCCCGCACCTGCGCACCGTGCGCGAGCGCATTGTCGTGGACGGCGAGCCCGTCTCACAGACGAGGTTCGTCGAGATCTACGACGAGATCAGTCCCTACGTGGACATGGCGGACTCGATGAGCGACACACGCCTGTCGTTCTTCGAGATCCTCACCGTCATGGCCTACGCCGCCTTCGCCGACACCCCTGTCGACGTCGCCGTGGTCGAGGTGGGGATGGGCGGCCGATGGGACGCCACCAACGTCGTCGACGGAGACGTCGCCGTGGTGACCCCGATCGGTATCGACCACACCGACTACCTGCCGGACACACTCGACGGCATCGCCGACGAGAAGGCCGGCATCATCAAACCCGACTCCATCGCGGTCATCGCCCAGCAACCGGTGCCCGCGGCCGAGGTCCTGATCCGCCACGCAGCCGAAGTGGGCGCGCGAGTGGCCCGGGAAGGCCTGGAGTTCGGCGTCACCTCCCGCGAGGTGGCCGTCGGCGGCCAGCAGGTCGCCGTCAAGGGCCTCACCGGAGGATACGAAGACCTGTTCCTGCCCCTGTTCGGCGCCCATCAGGCCGGCAACGCCGCCGTCGCCATCGCCGCCGTGGAGGCGTTCGCCGCCACCGGTGAGGACGCCGAGGGAATGGACCCCCGCATCGTCGGCGAGGCCCTGGCCGGGGTCGACTCCCCGGGCCGGATGGAGGTCGTGCGCACCAGCCCGACCGTGATCGCCGACGCCGCACACAACCCGGCCGGGATGACCGCGACCGTGGCCGCCGTCGAGGAGGCCTTCGGCTTCAGCCGACTGGTCGGCGTGGTCGCCGTCATGGCCGACAAGGATGTCGAGGGAATTCTCGAACCCCTCGAACCGTTGCTTGACGAGATCGTCGTCACCCGCAACTCGTCGCCGCGCTCCCTCGACCCCGCGCGGCTGACCGCCATCGCCCAGCAGATCTTCGGTGAGGACCGCGTCCACGCGGCCGCCCGACTCGACGACGCCATCGACCGGGCCGTGGGCCTGGCGGAGGAGACCGGCGAGTTCGGCGGCAGCGGAGTGCTCGTCACCGGGTCGGTCGTCACCGCCGGTGACGCCGTCCACCTGCTGCGCGGCGCGGGCGAGTAG
- the mreC gene encoding rod shape-determining protein MreC produces the protein MFRDSTRSRLVLLVLVVVCASLLVLDSRPGSDPLTTAGRAAGELVFAPAAAGAGWAGGPAASLYEGLRRGPEAVERVDELEEANAELESELQAARLDQARADQLDDLLHLSGLGGYEIVPAQAVTRTTSRGYAHAVTLDAGTDSGVRTDMTVVNGDGLVGRVVEAGPRTSTVLLATDATSAVGARLAETRKIGVVNGGSVPGGAESELAFELFDMEAPVESGDRVVTLGSHEGAPFVPGVPIGTVRDVQVSPGALSRMARIEPAVDFASLDVVGVVVAGPAEDPRDSVLPPEPEPEEDR, from the coding sequence ATGTTCCGCGACTCAACGAGATCCCGGCTCGTGCTGCTCGTGCTGGTCGTGGTCTGCGCGTCCCTGCTCGTCCTGGACAGCAGGCCCGGATCCGATCCGCTCACCACCGCCGGCCGCGCCGCGGGCGAACTCGTCTTCGCCCCGGCAGCGGCCGGGGCGGGCTGGGCGGGCGGCCCCGCGGCCTCGCTCTACGAGGGACTGCGCCGGGGGCCCGAGGCCGTCGAGCGCGTCGACGAGCTGGAGGAGGCCAACGCCGAACTGGAGTCCGAACTCCAGGCCGCGCGGCTCGACCAGGCCCGCGCCGACCAGCTGGACGACCTGCTCCACCTGTCCGGACTGGGCGGCTACGAGATCGTCCCGGCCCAGGCCGTCACCCGCACGACGTCGCGGGGGTACGCGCACGCGGTCACCCTCGACGCCGGCACCGACTCCGGGGTACGCACCGACATGACCGTCGTCAACGGCGACGGGCTCGTCGGCCGTGTGGTGGAGGCCGGACCGCGCACGAGCACCGTCCTGCTGGCCACGGACGCTACCTCGGCCGTGGGCGCCCGCCTGGCCGAGACCCGCAAGATCGGCGTGGTCAACGGCGGATCCGTGCCCGGCGGCGCCGAGTCCGAGCTCGCGTTCGAGCTCTTCGACATGGAGGCGCCGGTCGAGTCCGGGGACCGCGTCGTCACGCTCGGATCGCACGAGGGCGCGCCCTTCGTCCCGGGCGTGCCCATCGGCACGGTCCGCGACGTCCAGGTCTCGCCCGGCGCGCTCAGCCGCATGGCGCGCATCGAGCCCGCCGTGGACTTCGCGTCCCTGGACGTGGTCGGGGTGGTCGTCGCCGGACCGGCCGAGGACCCGCGCGACTCCGTCCTGCCGCCCGAACCCGAGCCCGAGGAGGACCGATGA
- the mrdA gene encoding penicillin-binding protein 2, translating into MRRPPVDPTLPGRRLGRAGLILVQVLVVLLFAVLAVRLWYLQVPMSDHYRDLAVSNHHQRLVVPATRGQILDAAGRPLVSNRTELVVSADYHALQGMEDGGEDVLGRLSGVLDVPVEDLRQRMRLCGPTVQRPCWPGSPYQPVTLADGVEPSVALQIMESADDYPGITAQAQAVREYPQGEHAGQILGYLQPVTQEELDAREELRTRFTGVDQVGRDGLERVYDAELRGTPGLRTLGVNNHGEVMDVISDEPPVAGMHLITHLDLRVQQIAEKALADGIAARPGADAGAAVVLDVTNGGVVAMASVPTYDPSVWQGGIDQETFDEMLSEEAGEPLVSRAYQGHYPPGSTFKVSSLSAAAENGYSLRSTYACPGSVNIAGQSYQNYAGGGHGSLSLHQAIVVSCNTIFYNFGYQMWQQDGGLHPEGEPEEAMANMARGYGFGAPTGIDLPFESGGRIPDREWKRTFWEQTREVNCRRAEEGYPEVAETNPGHASYLKRLAHEHCVQGFEWRAGEAVNFAIGQGDVLVSPLQLARAYAAIANGGTLYEPRVGRALVSADGSTVKEIEPSVAGELPVSDETLRYLQKALTAVPKEGTARGAFGDFPQDQVSVAGKTGSADQQNKETSAWFASYAPADDPQYAIAVFVHQGGTGGAAAAPIAREIYEGIYGFSDKNGSKPALPGGEPRDELPVVRSDGSIDVLER; encoded by the coding sequence GTGCGCCGACCGCCCGTCGACCCGACACTGCCCGGCCGCAGGCTCGGCCGCGCGGGGCTCATCCTCGTCCAGGTGCTGGTCGTGCTGCTCTTCGCCGTCCTGGCCGTGCGCCTGTGGTACCTCCAGGTGCCGATGTCCGACCACTACCGCGACCTGGCGGTGTCCAACCACCACCAGCGCCTCGTGGTCCCCGCGACCCGCGGCCAGATCCTCGACGCCGCGGGGCGCCCGCTCGTGAGCAACCGCACCGAGCTGGTCGTCTCCGCCGACTACCACGCGCTCCAGGGCATGGAGGACGGCGGCGAGGACGTCCTCGGCCGGCTGTCCGGGGTCCTGGACGTCCCGGTGGAGGACCTGCGGCAGCGCATGCGCCTGTGCGGCCCCACGGTGCAGCGCCCCTGCTGGCCCGGCTCGCCCTACCAGCCCGTCACCCTCGCCGACGGCGTCGAGCCGTCCGTGGCGCTACAGATCATGGAGAGCGCCGACGACTACCCGGGCATCACCGCCCAGGCGCAGGCCGTCCGCGAGTACCCGCAGGGCGAGCACGCCGGCCAGATCCTCGGCTACCTGCAGCCCGTCACCCAGGAGGAGCTCGACGCCCGCGAGGAGCTGCGGACCCGTTTCACCGGTGTCGACCAGGTGGGCCGCGACGGCCTGGAACGCGTCTACGACGCGGAACTGCGCGGCACCCCGGGCCTGCGGACCCTGGGCGTGAACAACCACGGCGAGGTCATGGACGTCATCTCCGACGAGCCGCCGGTGGCCGGGATGCACCTGATCACCCACCTGGACCTGCGGGTGCAGCAGATCGCGGAGAAGGCCCTGGCCGACGGCATCGCCGCCCGGCCGGGCGCCGACGCGGGCGCGGCCGTCGTCCTGGACGTGACCAACGGCGGCGTCGTGGCGATGGCGAGCGTGCCGACCTACGACCCCAGCGTGTGGCAGGGCGGCATCGACCAGGAGACCTTCGACGAGATGCTGAGCGAGGAGGCCGGGGAGCCGCTGGTCTCGCGCGCCTACCAGGGGCACTACCCGCCCGGTTCGACGTTCAAGGTGTCGTCGTTGTCTGCGGCCGCGGAGAACGGCTACTCGCTGCGCAGCACCTACGCGTGCCCCGGCTCCGTCAACATCGCCGGGCAGAGCTACCAGAACTACGCCGGCGGGGGACACGGCTCGCTCTCACTGCACCAGGCGATCGTCGTCTCCTGCAACACCATCTTCTACAACTTCGGCTACCAGATGTGGCAGCAGGACGGCGGCCTCCACCCGGAGGGCGAGCCCGAGGAGGCCATGGCGAACATGGCGCGCGGCTACGGCTTCGGCGCCCCGACCGGGATCGACCTGCCCTTCGAGAGCGGGGGACGCATCCCCGACCGCGAGTGGAAGCGCACCTTCTGGGAGCAGACCCGCGAGGTCAACTGCCGGCGCGCCGAGGAGGGCTACCCGGAGGTCGCCGAGACCAATCCCGGCCATGCCTCCTACCTCAAGCGCCTGGCGCACGAGCACTGCGTGCAGGGCTTCGAGTGGCGCGCGGGCGAGGCGGTCAACTTCGCGATCGGCCAGGGCGACGTCCTGGTCAGCCCGCTCCAGCTGGCCAGGGCCTACGCGGCCATCGCCAACGGCGGCACGCTCTACGAGCCCCGCGTGGGCCGGGCCCTGGTCTCCGCCGACGGCTCCACCGTCAAGGAGATCGAGCCGAGCGTGGCCGGGGAGCTCCCGGTGAGCGACGAGACCCTGCGGTACCTGCAGAAGGCGCTCACCGCGGTGCCCAAGGAGGGCACCGCCCGGGGCGCCTTCGGCGACTTCCCGCAGGACCAGGTGTCGGTGGCGGGCAAGACCGGTAGTGCCGACCAGCAGAACAAGGAGACCTCGGCCTGGTTCGCCTCCTACGCGCCCGCCGACGACCCGCAGTACGCGATCGCGGTGTTCGTGCACCAGGGCGGCACCGGCGGCGCGGCCGCCGCGCCCATCGCCCGCGAGATCTACGAGGGCATCTACGGCTTCTCCGACAAGAACGGGTCGAAGCCGGCGCTGCCCGGCGGCGAGCCCCGTGACGAGCTGCCCGTCGTGCGCTCGGACGGTTCCATCGACGTGCTGGAGCGGTAG
- a CDS encoding TIGR03960 family B12-binding radical SAM protein, which translates to MPVESLFPRLEPLLSQVGKPIQYVGGELNSVVKDWDTAQVRWALMYPDAYEVGVPNQGVQILYEVLNEREGVLAERCYAVWPDMERLMREHAVPHFTVDAHRPIAAFDVLGLSFASEMGYTNMLTALDLAGIPLRSADRTDEHPIVLAGGHSAFNPEPIADFLDAVVLGDGEEITLAITEIIREFKDEGEPGGRDGLLLRLAATGGVYVPRFFDVDYHEDGRIAAYRPNRPGVPPVVQKHTVMDLDQWPYPKKPIVPTAESVHERYSVEIFRGCTRGCRFCQAGMITRPVRERNQETVTKMVEEGVKASGFQEVGLLSLSSADHSEIGAIAKGLADRYEGTNTGLSLPSTRVDAFNIDLANELTRNGRRSGLTFAPEGGSERMRRVINKMVTEEDLIRTVTAAYAAGWRQVKLYFMCGLPTEEDEDVLAIADLATEVIRTGREVTGRKDIRCTVSIGGFVPKPQTPFQWAGQTSHEEVDARLRKLRDRLRGDRTYGKSIGLRYHEGRPSIIEGLLSRGDRRVGRVVEEAWRAGGRFDGWSEHFSYDRWAAAAEAGLDGTSVDLDWYTTRDRDEDEVLPWDHLDAGLDRSWLWQDWQDSLHGEESLEVDDCRWNPCYDCGVCPSMGTEIQINAPAEGRPSLPLTVL; encoded by the coding sequence ATGCCCGTCGAAAGCCTCTTCCCGCGACTGGAGCCGCTGCTCTCGCAGGTGGGCAAGCCCATCCAGTACGTCGGGGGCGAACTGAACTCCGTCGTCAAGGACTGGGACACGGCACAGGTGCGCTGGGCACTCATGTACCCGGACGCCTACGAGGTCGGTGTGCCCAACCAGGGCGTGCAGATCCTGTACGAGGTCCTCAACGAGCGCGAGGGCGTGCTGGCCGAACGCTGCTACGCCGTGTGGCCGGACATGGAGAGGCTCATGCGCGAGCACGCGGTGCCGCACTTCACGGTGGACGCGCACCGCCCGATCGCCGCGTTCGACGTGCTCGGGCTGAGCTTCGCCAGCGAGATGGGCTACACGAACATGCTCACGGCGCTGGACCTGGCCGGGATCCCACTGCGCTCGGCCGACCGCACGGACGAGCACCCGATCGTGCTGGCGGGCGGGCACTCCGCGTTCAACCCCGAACCGATCGCCGACTTCCTGGACGCGGTCGTGCTGGGCGACGGCGAGGAGATCACCCTCGCCATCACCGAGATCATCCGCGAGTTCAAGGACGAGGGCGAGCCGGGCGGACGTGATGGTCTGCTGCTGCGTCTGGCCGCGACCGGCGGCGTCTACGTGCCCCGCTTCTTCGACGTGGACTACCACGAGGACGGCCGGATCGCCGCCTACCGGCCCAACCGGCCCGGGGTGCCCCCGGTGGTGCAGAAGCACACCGTGATGGACCTCGACCAGTGGCCCTACCCCAAGAAGCCGATCGTGCCGACCGCCGAGTCGGTGCACGAGCGCTACAGCGTGGAGATCTTCCGCGGGTGCACCCGGGGCTGCCGGTTCTGCCAGGCCGGCATGATCACGCGGCCGGTGCGCGAGCGCAACCAGGAGACCGTCACGAAGATGGTCGAGGAGGGCGTGAAGGCCTCGGGGTTCCAGGAGGTGGGGCTGCTCTCGCTCTCCAGCGCCGACCACAGCGAGATCGGGGCCATCGCCAAGGGCCTGGCCGACCGCTACGAGGGCACCAACACCGGCCTGTCGCTGCCCTCCACCCGCGTGGACGCCTTCAACATCGACCTGGCCAACGAGCTGACCCGCAACGGGCGCCGCTCCGGGCTGACCTTCGCACCCGAGGGCGGCAGCGAGCGGATGCGGCGGGTGATCAACAAGATGGTCACCGAGGAGGACCTCATCCGCACCGTCACCGCGGCCTACGCGGCGGGGTGGCGCCAGGTGAAGCTGTACTTCATGTGCGGGCTGCCGACCGAGGAGGACGAGGACGTCCTGGCCATCGCCGACCTGGCCACCGAGGTCATCCGGACCGGCCGCGAGGTGACCGGGCGCAAGGACATCCGGTGCACCGTGTCCATCGGCGGGTTCGTGCCCAAGCCGCAGACGCCGTTCCAGTGGGCGGGGCAGACCTCGCACGAGGAGGTCGACGCCCGGCTGCGCAAGCTCCGCGACCGGTTGCGGGGGGACCGCACGTACGGCAAGTCGATCGGCCTGCGCTACCACGAGGGGCGGCCGTCGATCATCGAGGGCCTGCTCTCCCGGGGCGACCGCAGGGTCGGCCGCGTGGTGGAGGAGGCCTGGCGCGCCGGAGGGCGCTTCGACGGCTGGAGCGAGCACTTCTCCTACGATCGCTGGGCCGCGGCCGCCGAGGCGGGCCTGGACGGCACCTCCGTGGACCTGGACTGGTACACCACGCGCGACCGGGACGAGGACGAGGTCCTGCCCTGGGACCACCTCGACGCCGGGCTCGACCGGTCGTGGCTGTGGCAGGACTGGCAGGACTCGCTGCACGGCGAGGAGTCGCTGGAGGTCGACGACTGCCGGTGGAACCCCTGCTACGACTGCGGCGTGTGCCCGAGCATGGGGACCGAGATCCAGATCAACGCCCCGGCGGAGGGCCGGCCGAGCCTGCCCCTGACCGTGCTGTGA
- a CDS encoding TIGR03936 family radical SAM-associated protein, with protein sequence MRFASHRDIARVLERALRRADVPVAFSAGFSPHPKVSYTGAAPTGVASEAEYLELTLAERRSPEQVGTDIDAAMPDGIDIIEVVEARGPGLADRLQASQWLVELPGVGHDEAAEAVAAFLAAESVEVERLTKKGRRRFDTRQAVVRVDVGDATDGRAPGEQPATYAILRLVVRHTTPAVRPDDVLTGLRHVADLAPPSSPMMTRLAQGPLDETTGAIADPLTADRPTAHEMSTGPAANHADERSENAPRPSSPMTGPR encoded by the coding sequence ATGAGATTCGCCAGCCACCGTGACATCGCCCGGGTGCTGGAGCGCGCCCTGCGAAGGGCGGATGTGCCGGTGGCGTTCTCCGCGGGCTTCTCACCGCATCCGAAGGTCTCCTACACCGGCGCGGCCCCCACGGGAGTCGCCAGCGAGGCGGAGTACCTGGAACTGACGCTGGCCGAGCGGCGCTCGCCCGAGCAGGTCGGAACCGACATCGACGCCGCCATGCCGGACGGCATCGACATCATCGAGGTCGTCGAGGCGCGCGGGCCGGGTCTGGCCGACCGCCTCCAGGCCTCGCAGTGGCTGGTGGAGCTCCCCGGCGTCGGCCACGACGAAGCGGCCGAGGCGGTGGCGGCCTTCCTGGCCGCCGAGAGCGTCGAGGTGGAACGCCTGACGAAGAAGGGCCGTCGCAGATTCGACACGCGACAGGCCGTGGTCCGCGTCGACGTGGGTGACGCGACCGACGGGCGCGCCCCAGGGGAACAACCCGCGACATATGCCATACTTCGATTGGTCGTTCGGCACACGACACCTGCCGTACGGCCAGACGACGTGCTGACGGGTCTCCGCCACGTGGCTGACCTGGCGCCGCCGTCATCTCCCATGATGACCAGGCTGGCGCAGGGACCACTGGACGAGACCACGGGTGCGATCGCTGACCCGCTCACCGCGGACCGGCCCACGGCTCACGAGATGAGCACCGGGCCCGCGGCGAACCACGCTGACGAGCGGAGCGAGAACGCACCACGGCCGTCATCGCCCATGACGGGACCGCGCTGA
- the ndk gene encoding nucleoside-diphosphate kinase: MERTLVLIKPDGVRRNIVGEVISRIERKGLRLVAMELRTLDADTARTHYEEHAERPFFGSLVEFITGGPLVAMVVEGERSVEAFRALAGATDPVTAAPGTIRGDFALEVQQNIVHGSDSTYSAEREIKLFFPDLG, from the coding sequence GTGGAGCGCACTCTCGTTCTCATCAAGCCCGACGGCGTCCGCCGCAACATCGTGGGCGAGGTGATCTCCCGCATCGAGCGCAAGGGCCTGCGCCTCGTCGCCATGGAGCTGCGCACGCTGGACGCGGACACCGCCAGGACCCACTACGAGGAGCACGCCGAGCGTCCGTTCTTCGGCTCGCTGGTCGAGTTCATCACCGGTGGTCCGCTGGTGGCGATGGTCGTCGAGGGCGAGCGCTCCGTGGAGGCCTTCCGTGCCCTGGCCGGTGCCACCGACCCGGTCACCGCCGCTCCCGGCACCATCCGCGGCGACTTCGCCCTGGAGGTGCAGCAGAACATCGTGCACGGCTCGGACTCCACCTACTCCGCCGAGCGCGAGATCAAGCTGTTCTTCCCCGACCTGGGCTGA
- the mreD gene encoding rod shape-determining protein MreD produces MRAVATVVLVAVAVLLQAVVVQRLPLPWGPGPDLVVAAVAAVALTARPATAAGYGFAAGLAMDLLPPAEHAVGRYALVLCLAAYTAALLRTNTGTQGAVGLRTGLPAVVGATASTALGVGLGYAAIGFVMGDPRVTLAAVAVNAGVGALLTALAAPVVTLPLVRLRDALADSDFATVQGPTSPVGW; encoded by the coding sequence ATGAGGGCCGTAGCCACCGTCGTACTGGTGGCGGTCGCGGTACTGCTGCAGGCCGTCGTCGTGCAGCGCCTTCCGCTGCCCTGGGGCCCCGGCCCCGACCTGGTCGTGGCGGCCGTGGCCGCGGTAGCCCTGACCGCCAGGCCCGCCACCGCGGCCGGCTACGGGTTCGCCGCCGGCCTGGCGATGGACCTGCTGCCGCCCGCCGAGCACGCCGTGGGGCGCTACGCCCTGGTGCTGTGCCTGGCCGCCTACACCGCCGCCCTGCTGCGCACCAACACCGGCACCCAGGGCGCCGTGGGACTGCGCACCGGGCTGCCTGCGGTGGTCGGCGCCACCGCCTCGACCGCTCTGGGCGTCGGGCTCGGCTACGCGGCCATCGGCTTCGTCATGGGCGATCCGCGCGTGACCCTGGCCGCCGTGGCCGTCAACGCAGGGGTGGGCGCACTGCTCACCGCGCTCGCCGCGCCCGTGGTGACACTGCCGCTGGTGCGGCTGCGCGACGCGCTGGCCGACAGCGACTTCGCGACCGTCCAGGGCCCGACGTCCCCGGTGGGGTGGTGA
- the mreB gene encoding rod shape-determining protein, translating to MPNNLAFLGRDMAVDLGTANTLVYVRGRGIVLNEPSVVALNTSTGKIVAVGIEAKQMIGRTPHNITAVRPLKDGVIADFEITERMLRYFIQKIHRRRHFAKPRVIVAVPSGITSVEHRAVKEAGYQAGARRVYIIEEPMAAAIGAGLPVHEPTGNMVVDIGGGTTEVAVISMGGIVTSQSIRVGGDELDQAIMTFVKKEYSLMIGERTAEELKMAIGSAYPTGAEELHAEVRGRDLISGLPKTIVMSESDVRQAIEEPVTTIIDAVRTSLDKCPPELSGDIMDRGVAVTGGGALLRGLDDRLLHETGMPIHVADNALDSVAIGSGTCVENYERLHQVLVPERRR from the coding sequence ATGCCGAACAACCTTGCTTTTCTCGGCCGAGACATGGCCGTCGACCTTGGCACCGCCAACACGCTCGTGTACGTGCGCGGCCGCGGCATCGTTCTGAACGAGCCCTCGGTCGTCGCGCTCAACACGTCCACGGGCAAGATCGTCGCGGTCGGCATCGAGGCCAAACAGATGATCGGCCGCACGCCGCACAACATCACCGCCGTACGTCCGCTCAAGGACGGCGTGATCGCCGACTTCGAGATCACCGAGCGGATGCTGCGCTACTTCATCCAGAAGATCCACCGCAGGCGGCACTTCGCCAAGCCACGCGTCATCGTGGCCGTTCCCAGCGGGATCACCTCGGTGGAGCACCGTGCCGTGAAGGAGGCGGGATACCAGGCGGGCGCCCGCCGCGTCTACATCATCGAGGAGCCCATGGCCGCCGCCATCGGCGCCGGGCTCCCGGTCCACGAGCCCACCGGCAACATGGTCGTCGACATCGGGGGCGGGACGACGGAGGTCGCCGTCATCTCCATGGGCGGCATCGTCACCTCGCAGTCCATCCGGGTCGGGGGCGACGAACTCGACCAGGCCATCATGACCTTCGTCAAGAAGGAGTACTCCCTGATGATCGGGGAGCGCACCGCCGAAGAGCTCAAGATGGCCATCGGGTCGGCCTATCCCACCGGCGCCGAGGAACTCCACGCCGAGGTGCGCGGCCGGGACCTCATCAGCGGCCTGCCCAAGACCATCGTGATGTCGGAGAGCGACGTCCGGCAGGCCATCGAGGAACCGGTCACGACCATCATCGACGCGGTCCGCACCAGCCTCGACAAGTGCCCGCCCGAACTGTCGGGCGACATCATGGACCGCGGCGTCGCGGTCACCGGCGGCGGCGCCCTGCTGCGCGGCCTCGACGACCGGCTCCTGCACGAGACCGGCATGCCCATCCACGTGGCGGACAACGCCCTGGACTCGGTCGCGATCGGGTCGGGCACCTGCGTGGAGAACTACGAGCGCCTGCACCAGGTGCTGGTTCCGGAACGGCGGCGCTGA
- the rodA gene encoding rod shape-determining protein RodA, with product MSTHMGGAPSRGAGLLRTASGAAGLARRLDWTLIIATAALCAVGSLLVWSATLPGDGGSPWASTDHVRRHLVHLAVAWAVCLVVASVDHRTVRAYAPLVYLATVVALLLVLTPLGAVINGSRGWIVVGGFQFQPSELAKVGLVLMLASMLGEPRDGETKPMTRDVLFCLALLAAPLALVMLQPDLGTGLVLGAIFLGMLALSGAPVLWVVGMLASGVAAAFCVWWFDLLEPYQLDRITTLIDPTADPQGAGYNSAQALIAVGSGGFDGTGLFQGEQTHGRFVPEQHTDFIFTVAGEELGFVGAVAILVLFAVIVWRILRIAQGCDQPYPRLVCVGVASWFAFQAFINIGMGLGIMPVTGLPLPFVSYGGTAVVANLLALGLVLGVNSRDRGFE from the coding sequence ATGAGTACACACATGGGCGGCGCCCCGAGCAGGGGCGCCGGACTGCTCCGGACCGCGTCCGGGGCCGCGGGGCTGGCCAGGCGGCTGGACTGGACGCTCATCATCGCGACGGCGGCGCTGTGCGCGGTCGGCTCGCTCCTGGTGTGGTCGGCCACCCTGCCCGGCGACGGCGGGAGCCCCTGGGCCTCGACCGACCACGTGCGCCGCCACCTGGTGCACCTGGCGGTGGCCTGGGCGGTCTGCCTGGTGGTGGCCTCGGTCGACCACCGGACCGTGCGGGCCTACGCGCCCCTGGTCTACCTGGCCACCGTCGTGGCCCTGCTGCTGGTGCTCACCCCGCTGGGCGCGGTGATCAACGGTTCGCGCGGGTGGATCGTCGTCGGGGGCTTCCAGTTCCAGCCCAGCGAGCTGGCCAAGGTCGGACTGGTCCTGATGCTGGCGTCGATGCTGGGGGAGCCGCGCGACGGCGAGACCAAGCCGATGACCAGGGACGTGCTGTTCTGCCTGGCCCTGCTGGCCGCGCCGCTGGCGCTGGTCATGCTCCAGCCCGACCTGGGGACGGGGCTGGTGCTGGGCGCGATCTTCCTGGGGATGCTGGCCCTGTCGGGCGCCCCGGTGCTGTGGGTGGTGGGCATGCTCGCGAGCGGCGTGGCGGCGGCCTTCTGCGTGTGGTGGTTCGACCTGCTGGAGCCCTACCAGCTGGACCGGATCACCACCCTCATCGACCCCACGGCGGACCCGCAGGGGGCGGGGTACAACTCCGCCCAGGCGCTCATCGCGGTGGGGTCGGGCGGATTCGACGGCACCGGGCTCTTCCAGGGCGAGCAGACGCACGGCCGGTTCGTGCCCGAGCAGCACACCGACTTCATCTTCACCGTGGCGGGGGAGGAGCTGGGGTTCGTGGGCGCCGTGGCGATCCTGGTGCTCTTCGCCGTGATCGTGTGGCGGATCCTGCGCATCGCCCAGGGCTGCGACCAGCCCTACCCGCGCCTGGTGTGCGTGGGCGTGGCCTCGTGGTTCGCCTTCCAGGCCTTCATCAACATCGGGATGGGGCTGGGCATCATGCCGGTGACCGGGCTGCCGCTGCCGTTCGTGTCCTACGGCGGCACGGCGGTCGTGGCCAACCTGCTCGCCCTGGGCCTGGTGCTCGGCGTGAACTCCCGGGACCGCGGATTCGAATAG